The nucleotide sequence AAATCTCTAATAGCAGGAATTATAGTGTTTTTCTTGATTAAATTACATAAACCTTTCATATTATCTCCTTTTAAGACACTTTTTATTTCTTATTTTTTCCTATTGACACTTCTAGTAGCTATTATATCACTACCTGTGTCTAATATATTTTGTATTACAACGTCCCCTCTTTTAACGGGTGCTTTTACCTTTGTTTCTTTTAATATTTTCATTATATCTTGCATAAGTCTCAATGGGACAGGTTTATCAGACCGAACCGAAGCCATCGAAATTTCTCCATCTTCTACTTTAACACTTGTTACAACCACTCTTAAGGGATCAGTGATTTCTTGTTTTACAAATTCTAAACCTCTTTTACATCTGTTCCCCTTAACTTCTACAATTTCTATTTCATCCGCATCTGCATAAACAACGTTTATTTTACATCCCAAAGGGCAATTCGTACACACTATTTTCTTCTTTTTGTATTCAACCGAGTTCACGTGCACTCACCTCTATTTCTTTCAAATTCTTATCCTTAAATGGTTTTATGGAAATTTCAATCATTTCAGAAGGTCTAGCTTCTTCTTCTATCATCTTAATTCCAAGAGGTTCTACTGTAACTTCCACTCTTTTGAAAGTTTTTGAAACTCTAAGGTACAACTTTGTCCTTTCGTTGGGATCTATATACATTGGATGCAATATATTTATATTTTTACCTTTTTTAACTTTTACCTTTTGCTCTGGAAAGTATTGATTTTGTGAATAAAGAGCAGCATATTTACCGGCTTTTTCCCCTTCTCTTGAAACATAATCCACTAAGTCAAATACAACTGTACAGTTCCCAGCTGCAAAGATCCAATCTTCAGAAGTTTGATTAGTATTAGATGTGATAAATCCAGGACCAGTTTCAACAAATTTTACAGGGTCTGTTAAAGGTATAAGGCCAACGGATGTTATGAGGGCATCCACGTTAAATACCTTTTCCGTGTTTGGAATAACTTGCCTATTTTCATCAACTTGAGATACGTAAACTTTACTCAATCTCTTATTTCCTTCGACTCTTGTGACGGTATGAGAAAGATACAATGGAATATTATAATCTCTTAGACACTGTTGAACGTTTCTTTCCAACCCACCTGGGTATGGCAAAATTTCTACAACACCTTTTACTTCTATTCCCTCTAAATGAAGCCGGCGAGCCATTATCAATCCAATATCTCCTGAACCAACTATTAAGGCGCTATTGGCTGGCTTGAGATTTTGAAGGTTGATGTATTTTTGAGCTACTCCTGCGGTAAAAATACCAGCAACCCTATCACCCGGAACCGCAAGTGAATTAAAATGTCTTTCTCTTGCCCCTGTTGCCATAACTAAAGCCTTTGTTTTTATCTCGTGTATCCCTTTATGATTCACAAAAGTCAATTGTTTATCTTTATTCACATTCAACACAAAGGCACTGTTCAATATTTTTATATTCGTATTGGCTAATTCTTCTTGAAGCGTTTCTTTGAATTCTGGGCCGGTTAAATCTTTTCTATAATAATGTATCCCAAAACCATTGTGAATACATTGATTTAAAACTCCACCGTTTTCTTCTTCCCTTTCTATAAGAATAACGTTTGCACCATTTTTATCTGCAGCCTTAGCAGCGGCCATTCCTCCTCCACCACCACCTAATACAACAACATCTGTTTCGTATTTCATATCGCTCTCACCTCGGAATTTATTATCCACGAACCTTTTTCATTTTGGAGTACTTCTTCTGGTCTTAACCCTGTCTCTTCGGAGATTATTTTTAATATCTTTGGTATGCAAAAACTTCCTTGACATTCTCCAAAGGAAGCTCTTGTGGCAAATTTAACATCATCTAGAGTTCGTGCGCCATTTTTTATAGCCTCTTTAATCTCCTTTTTTGTTATTTTGTTACAATAGCAGATCATTTCTCCGGCATCTGGATCTTCTTGAATGACTCTTTTCCAATGCTCATAATCCTCTTCTACTAAATGTGGGACTTTTTCAATATGATTGATGTAATTTTTCCTTTTTTCTAAATTAATATGCAACTTTTCTTGAATAAGATATTCTACAACGTATTTAGCAATCGCAGGTGCAGCGGTTAATCCAGGTGATCTTATGCCAGAAACATGTATCACATTTCCTCCACCTACATCGATATAAAAATCCTTTTCCTTTGTTTCAGGTCTTAGACCGGCAAATGTTTTCACTACGTTCCTTGAAAAATCTAAAGTTGGAACCAATCTCAAAGATTTTTCTTTGACTTCTAAAAGCCCTTCTTGAGTCGTAGAAAGATCTTGCTTTGATTTTATATTTTGAGCAGTAGGACCAGCTAAATAACCTCCATCTACCGTTGGCATAACCAAGCAACCTTTTGTTATTTTAGAAGGTGTAGGAAAAATAACAGAATTTACGTATTTCACATCTTTACCTAAAAGAATATATTCGCCTTTTCTTGGAAAAATATAAGGAATTTCATCTCCAAAAAGCTTTGCTACTTCATCTGCATATAATCCTGCAGCGTTAATAACTAAATCAGCTATATAACTGCTCCCATCTTCGAAGAACAATTCAAATTTGTTATCTTTCTTTTTCACTTCAACAAGTTTCTTATTTTTTAAAACTTTTCCTCCGTTAATCTCTACCGATTTTGCAGCCTGAATGACTGCTTCCCAAGGTTCAGTTATAGCAGCAATAGGACAATATAAGGATCTTAAAGCACTTTTATTTAAATTTGGTTCCATTTCTAATAGTTCTGCCTTATCTAAAATCTCATATTCCTTTACGCCGTTTTGAATTGCTTTTTTTTCCAGCTCATCGATTACTTTTAAATCATCTTCGTTTAATGCAACAACATGTGATCCAACTCTTTTCACTTCTACAGAAAGTTCTTGTGATATCTCATCGTATAGTTTATTACCCCTATAACAGAATTCTGCTCTCACACTTCCCGGTTCATCATCATAGCCACCGTGGATTATAGCAGAATTTCCTTTTGTAACTCCTGCGGCTATTCGATTTTTTGCTTCAAATATGTAAACATCTTCTATATATTTGTTAATTTCCCTTGCGATTAAACTTCCTACTATTCCAGCACCTATAACCGCTATCAATTTTTACCAACCTCCTAATTTTATAAAAAAACCATACCCTTTACGAAATAATTTCGCTTTAGGATATGGTTTTCTCTTATTCTCCACCATTTTATTATTAACTTTTACTTTCCAAATATTTTAACATATTTAAATCAAATAAAAGTTAACAGAGTTATCACTATTGGATTATTTTTCTTCAATCCAATTTTTTGCCCTTTCAACGGCTCTCTTCCAACCTGCGTACAATCTTTCTCTTTCACCATCCGCCATTTTAGGA is from Petrotoga mexicana DSM 14811 and encodes:
- a CDS encoding NAD(P)/FAD-dependent oxidoreductase, which gives rise to MIAVIGAGIVGSLIAREINKYIEDVYIFEAKNRIAAGVTKGNSAIIHGGYDDEPGSVRAEFCYRGNKLYDEISQELSVEVKRVGSHVVALNEDDLKVIDELEKKAIQNGVKEYEILDKAELLEMEPNLNKSALRSLYCPIAAITEPWEAVIQAAKSVEINGGKVLKNKKLVEVKKKDNKFELFFEDGSSYIADLVINAAGLYADEVAKLFGDEIPYIFPRKGEYILLGKDVKYVNSVIFPTPSKITKGCLVMPTVDGGYLAGPTAQNIKSKQDLSTTQEGLLEVKEKSLRLVPTLDFSRNVVKTFAGLRPETKEKDFYIDVGGGNVIHVSGIRSPGLTAAPAIAKYVVEYLIQEKLHINLEKRKNYINHIEKVPHLVEEDYEHWKRVIQEDPDAGEMICYCNKITKKEIKEAIKNGARTLDDVKFATRASFGECQGSFCIPKILKIISEETGLRPEEVLQNEKGSWIINSEVRAI
- a CDS encoding DUF1667 domain-containing protein, coding for MNSVEYKKKKIVCTNCPLGCKINVVYADADEIEIVEVKGNRCKRGLEFVKQEITDPLRVVVTSVKVEDGEISMASVRSDKPVPLRLMQDIMKILKETKVKAPVKRGDVVIQNILDTGSDIIATRSVNRKK
- a CDS encoding NAD(P)/FAD-dependent oxidoreductase, with translation MKYETDVVVLGGGGGGMAAAKAADKNGANVILIEREEENGGVLNQCIHNGFGIHYYRKDLTGPEFKETLQEELANTNIKILNSAFVLNVNKDKQLTFVNHKGIHEIKTKALVMATGARERHFNSLAVPGDRVAGIFTAGVAQKYINLQNLKPANSALIVGSGDIGLIMARRLHLEGIEVKGVVEILPYPGGLERNVQQCLRDYNIPLYLSHTVTRVEGNKRLSKVYVSQVDENRQVIPNTEKVFNVDALITSVGLIPLTDPVKFVETGPGFITSNTNQTSEDWIFAAGNCTVVFDLVDYVSREGEKAGKYAALYSQNQYFPEQKVKVKKGKNINILHPMYIDPNERTKLYLRVSKTFKRVEVTVEPLGIKMIEEEARPSEMIEISIKPFKDKNLKEIEVSARELG